Proteins encoded within one genomic window of Ailuropoda melanoleuca isolate Jingjing chromosome 16, ASM200744v2, whole genome shotgun sequence:
- the LOC100477862 gene encoding olfactory receptor 5D14, which yields MVDGTCSEFSLAPGPTQNGQTFGSLFKWVGVTCLKLSFSLTETTSSRIPSPSPPFKGTVVMAVRNLSAETTFALLGFTDYPELQIPLFLVFLIMYVITVVGNLGMIVIIKIYPKFHTPMYFFLSHLSLVDFCYSSIVTPKLLENLVMADKSIFSFSCMLQYFLSCTAVVTESFLLAVMAYDRFVAICNPLLYTVVMSQRLCALLVSGSYLWGMFGPLVLLCYALQLNFSGHNIINHFFCEYTALIAVSSSDILVPHLLLFGFATFNEVSTLLIILTSYVFIFVTVLNIRSASGRRKAFSTCASHLTAITIFHGTILSLYCVPNSKNSRQTVKVASVFYTVVNPMLNPLIYSLRNKDVKDALRKLLDTKVPFR from the exons ATGGTAGATGGGACTTGTTCAGAGTTCTCCCTTGCTCCGGGACCCACTCAGAATGGACAGACTTTTGGGTCGCTTTTTAAATGGGTTGGAGTAACTTGCCTAAAATTG AGCTTCTCCTTGACAGAAACAACCTCTTCCCGTATCCCGTCACCCTCACCTCCATTCAAGGGTACTGTGGTGATGGCGGTAAGAAATCTGAGTGCGGAGACAACCTTCGCCCTGTTGGGTTTCACAGATTACCCAGAGCTTCAGATTCCTCTCTTCCTCGTGTTTCTGATCATGTACGTTATCACCGTGGTAGGAAATCTTGGGATGATAGTAATCATCAAGATTTACCCCAAATTTCACactcccatgtactttttcctcagcCACCTTTCTTTGGTTGATTTTTGTTACTCTTCCATCGTGACTCCCAAGCTGCTTGAGAACCTGGTCATGGCAGATAAAAGCATCTTCTCCTTCAGCTGCATGTTGCAGTACTTCCTGTCCTGTACCGCTGTGGTGACGGAATCCTTCCTGCTGGcagtgatggcctatgaccgctttgtggccatctgtaaccCTCTGCTTTACACGGTGGTCATGTCACAGAGGCTCTGTGCCCTGCTGGTGTCTGGCTCATATCTCTGGGGTATGTTTGGTCCCTTGGTTCTCCTCTGCTACGCGCTCCAGCTAAACTTTTCTGGACATAACATAATCAACCATTTTTTCTGTGAATATACTGCTCTCATTGCTGTCTCAAGCTCAGACATACTCGTTCCCCACCTGCTGCTTTTTGGCTTTGCCACTTTCAACGAGGTGAGTACACTGTTGATCATTCTCACCTCGtacgtttttatttttgtgactgtGCTAAATATCCGTTCTGCCAGTGGGCGTCGcaaagccttctccacctgtgcctcccacctGACCGCCATCACCATCTTCCACGGGACCATCCTTTCCCTCTACTGCGTGCCCAACTCCAAAAACTCCAGGCAAACTGTCAAAGTGGCCTCTGTATTTTACACAGTGGTCAACCCTATGCTGAACCCACtgatctacagcctgaggaataAAGATGTGAAGGACGCCCTCCGGAAATTACTAGACACGAAAGTCCCATTTCGCTGA
- the LOC117796607 gene encoding LOW QUALITY PROTEIN: olfactory receptor 5D18-like (The sequence of the model RefSeq protein was modified relative to this genomic sequence to represent the inferred CDS: deleted 1 base in 1 codon) has translation MLLSERNKSGATFTLLGFSDYPELQVPLFLIFLTIYSVTVVGNIGMMVIIKINPKLHTPMYFFLSHLSFVDFCYSSIIAPKALENLVVEDKTISFPGCVVQFFFFCTFVVTESFLLAVMAYDRFVAICNPLLYTVAMSQKLCAMLVVGSYTWGIACSLILTCSAIKLSFQGFNTINHFFCEFSALLSLSCSDTYISQLLLFIFATFNEISTLLTVLLSYVLIIVTILKMXIIKYALQKVAVAEVKEDVYS, from the exons ATGTTACtgtcagagagaaacaaaagcgGGGCTACATTCACTCTCTTGGGCTTCTCAGATTATCCAGAACTGCAAGTCCctctcttcttaatttttctaaccATTTATAGTGTCACTGTCGTAGGGAATATTGGGATGATGGTTATAATCAAGATTAACCCCAAACtgcacacccccatgtacttcttcctcagccACCTCTCATTTGTGGATTTCTGCTACTCTTCCATCATTGCTCCCAAGGCCCTGGAAAACCTGGTTGTAGAAGAC AAAACCATTTCATTTCCAGGATGTGTAgtacaattctttttcttttgtacctTTGTGGTAACTGAATCCTTTTTATTAgctgtgatggcctatgaccgctttgtggccatTTGCAACCCTCTGCTCTACACAGTTGCCATGTCCCAGAAGCTCTGTGCCATGCTGGTGGTCGGATCATATACATGGGGAATAGCATGTTCCTTGATACTCACATGTTCTGCTATCAAATTATCTTTTCAGGGTTTCAATACAATCAATCACTTCTTCTGTGAGTTCTCTGCATTGCTCTCCCTGTCTTGCTCTGATACTTACATCAGTCAgttgttgcttttcatttttgcgACCTTTAATGAGATCAGCACACTGCTCACCGTTCTCTTGTCTTATGTGCTCATCATTGTCACCATCCTCAAGATGNTGattatt aaaTATGCCTTGCAAAAAGTTGccgtggccgaggtcaaagaggatGTTTATTCTTAA
- the LOC100478119 gene encoding olfactory receptor 5D18, which yields MLLSERNKSGATFTLLGFSDYPELQVPLFLIFLTIYSVTVVGNIGMIVIIKINPKLHTPMYFFLSHLSFVDFCYSSIIAPKALENLVVEDKTISFPGCVVQFFFFCTFVVTESFLLAVMAYDRFVAICNPLLYTVAMSQKLCAMLVVGSYTWGIACSLILTCSAIKLSFQGFNTINHFFCEFSALLSLSCSDTYISQLLLFIFATFNEISTLLTVLLSYVLIIVTILKMHSSSGRRKAFSTCASHLTAITIFHGTILFLYCVPNSKNSRHTVKVASVFYTVVIPMLNPLIYSLRNKDVKGTVSKLTDPKVFSL from the coding sequence ATGTTACtgtcagagagaaacaaaagcgGGGCTACATTCACTCTCTTGGGCTTCTCAGATTATCCAGAACTGCAAGTCCctctcttcttaatttttctaaccATTTATAGTGTCACTGTCGTAGGGAATATTGGGATGATAGTTATAATCAAGATTAACCCCAAACtgcacacccccatgtacttcttcctcagccACCTCTCATTTGTGGATTTCTGCTACTCTTCCATCATTGCTCCCAAGGCCCTGGAAAACCTGGTTGTAGAAGACAAAACCATTTCATTTCCAGGATGTGTAgtacaattctttttcttttgtacctTTGTGGTAACTGAATCCTTTTTATTAgctgtgatggcctatgaccgctttgtggccatTTGCAACCCTCTGCTCTACACAGTTGCCATGTCCCAGAAGCTCTGTGCCATGCTGGTGGTCGGATCATATACATGGGGAATAGCATGTTCCTTGATACTCACATGTTCTGCTATCAAATTATCTTTTCAGGGTTTCAATACAATCAATCACTTCTTCTGTGAGTTCTCTGCATTGCTCTCCCTGTCTTGCTCTGATACTTACATCAGTCAgttgttgcttttcatttttgcgACCTTTAATGAGATCAGCACACTGCTCACCGTTCTCTTGTCTTATGTGCTCATCATTGTCACCATCCTCAAGATGCATTCATCCAGTGGTCGCCGcaaagccttctccacctgtgcctcccaTCTGACCGCCATCACCATCTTCCATGGGACCATCCTCTTCCTCTACTGTGTGCCTAACTCCAAAAACTCCAGGCACACTGTCAAAGTGGCGTCTGTGTTTTACACGGTGGTCATCCCCATGTTGAATCCTCTGATCTATAGTCTGAGGAATAAAGATGTCAAGGGTACAGTGAGCAAGTTAACGGACCCCAAAGTTTTCTCTTTGTGA
- the LOC100478373 gene encoding olfactory receptor 5L1-like — translation MGEENCTSVTEFILLGLADAPEVRVFLFLVFLLIYGVTVAGNLGMIAVIQVSSPLHTPMYFFLSHLSFVDFCYSTIIVPKMLSNILKGDKAISFLGCMVQFYLFCTCVVTEIFLLAVMAYDRFVAICNPLLYTVTMSWNACMELVACCYLCGVVCSLIHLCLALEIPSYRSNVINHFFCDLPPLLSLACSDVSINELMEFIVVTVNEITTIVVILTSYLLILITILRMRSAEGRRKAFSTCASHLTAILVFHGTILFIYCRPSSGNSVETDKVATVFYTIVIPMLNPLIYSLRNKDVKEALRKVVSSKIFS, via the coding sequence ATGGGGGAGGAGAACTGCACCTCGGTGACAGAGTTCATTCTTCTCGGATTAGCAGATGCCCCTGAGGTCAGagtcttcctcttcctggtgTTCCTTCTCATCTATGGAGTCACCGTTGCAGGAAATCTGGGCATGATTGCAGTGATTCAGGTCAGCTCTCCACTTCACactcccatgtactttttcctcagcCATTTGTCCTTTGTGGATTTTTGCTACTCCACCATCATCGTGCCAAAGATGCTGTCCAATATCTTAAAGGGGGACAAAGCCATCTCCTTCCTGGGTTGCATGGTGcaattctatttattttgcaCATGTGTGGTGACTGAGATCTTCCTGCTggctgtgatggcctatgaccgctttgtggccatctgcAACCCATTGTTGTACACGGTCACCATGTCCTGGAATGCCTGTATGGAGCTGGTGGCTTGCTGCTATCTCTGTGGGGTGGTGTGTTCTCTGATCCACTTGTGTTTAGCTCTGGAGATCCCATCCTATAGATCAAATGTGATTAACCACTTCTTTTGTGACCTACCCCCTCTGTTATCGCTTGCTTGCTCTGATGTATCTATTAATGAACTCATGGAATTCATTGTGGTCACTGTTAATGAGATCACCACCATCGTGGTCATCCTCACCTCCTACTTGCTGATTCTTATCACCATCCTGAGGATGCGCTCTGCAGAGGGAAGGCGCAAAGCCTTTtccacctgtgcctcccacctCACAGCCATCCTTGTCTTCCATGGAAcgattcttttcatttattgccGGCCCAGTTCTGGCAACAGTGTGGAGACTGACAAGGTGGCCACAGTATTCTACACCATAGTGATTCCCATGCTGAACCCCCTCATCTATAGTCTGAGGAACAAGGATGTGAAAGAAGCTCTCAGAAAAGTAGTGAGCtccaaaatattttcctag
- the LOC100478626 gene encoding olfactory receptor 5L1, translating into MGEENCTSVTEFILLGLADAPELRVFLFLVFLLIYGITVAGNLGMIAVIQVSSPLHTPMYFFLSHLSFVDFCYSTIIVPKMLSNILSRDKTISFLGCMVQFYLFCTYAIPEILLLAVMAYDRFVAICNPLLYTVTMSRNVCMELVSCCYLCGVVCSLIHLCLALEIPSYRSNVINHFFCDLPPLLSLACSDVSIHELLLYILATFSEITTIVAILTSYLLILITIVRMHSAEGRSKAFSTCASHLTTILVFHGMILFIYCRPSSGNSVETDKVATVFYTIVIPMLNPLIYSLRNKDVKEALRKVVSSKIFS; encoded by the coding sequence ATGGGGGAGGAGAACTGCACCTCTGTGACAGAGTTCATTCTTCTCGGATTAGCAGATGCCCCTGAGCTCAGagtcttcctcttcctggtgTTCCTTCTCATCTATGGCATCACCGTTGCAGGAAATCTGGGCATGATTGCAGTGATTCAGGTCAGCTCTCCACTTCACactcccatgtactttttcctcagcCACTTGTCCTTTGTGGATTTTTGCTACTCCACCATCATCGTGCCAAAGATGCTGTCCAATATCTTAAGCAGGGACAAAACCATCTCCTTCCTGGGTTGCATGGTACAATTCTACTTGTTTTGTACCTACGCAATCCCTGAGATCCTCTTGCTggctgtgatggcctatgaccgctttgtggccatctgcAACCCATTGTTGTACACAGTCACCATGTCCCGGAATGTCTGTATGGAGCTGGTGTCTTGCTGCTATCTCTGTGGGGTGGTGTGTTCTCTGATCCACTTGTGTTTAGCTCTGGAGATCCCATCCTATAGATCAAATGTGATTAATCACTTCTTTTGTGATCTACCCCCTCTGCTATCGCTTGCTTGCTCTGATGTCTCTATTCATGAATTGCTGCTGTACATCCTGGCCACCTTCAGTGAGATCACCACCATCGTGGCCATCCTCACCTCCTACTTGCTGATTCTCATCACCATTGTGAGGATGCACTCTGCAGAGGGAAGGAGTAAAGCCTTTtccacctgtgcctcccacctCACAACCATCCTTGTCTTCCATGGAatgattcttttcatttattgccGGCCCAGTTCTGGCAACAGTGTGGAGACTGACAAGGTGGCCACAGTATTCTACACCATAGTGATCCCCATGTTGAACCCTCTTATCTATAGTCTGAGGAACAAGGACGTGAAAGAAGCTCTCAGAAAAGTAGTGAGCtccaaaatattttcctag
- the LOC100474850 gene encoding olfactory receptor 5L1-like: MGEENCTSVTEFTLLGLADAPELRVFLFLVFLLIYGVTVAGNLGMIAVIQVSSPLHTPMYFFLSHLSFVDFCYSTIIVPKMLSNILKGDKAISFLGCMVQFYLFCTYAITEVFLLAVMAYDRFVAICNPLLYMVTMSQNLCMELVSCCYLWGMMCSLIHLCLALETPSYRSNVINHFFCDLPPLLSLACSDVSINELTVFIVATVNEIITFMIIFTSYLLILITILRMHSAEGRCKAFSTCASHLTAILVFQGTILFIYCQPSSGYSVETDKVATVFYTIVIPMLNPFIYSLRNKDVKAALRKVVSSKIFS; the protein is encoded by the coding sequence ATGGGGGAGGAGAACTGCACCTCTGTGACAGAGTTCACTCTTCTCGGATTAGCAGATGCCCCTGAGCTCAGagtcttcctcttcctggtgTTCCTTCTCATCTATGGCGTCACCGTTGCAGGAAATCTGGGCATGATTGCAGTGATTCAGGTCAGCTCTCCACTTCACactcccatgtactttttcctcagcCACTTGTCCTTTGTGGATTTTTGCTACTCCACCATCATCGTGCCAAAGATGCTGTCCAATATCTTAAAGGGGGACAAAGCCATCTCCTTCCTGGGTTGCATGGTGCAATTCTACTTGTTTTGTACCTACGCAATCACTGAGGTCTTCCTGCTGGCTGTGATGGCCTATGATCGCTTTGTGGCCATCTGCAACCCACTGTTGTACATGGTCACCATGTCTCAGAACCTCTGTATGGAGCTGGTGTCTTGCTGCTACCTCTGGGGGATGATGTGTTCTCTGATCCATTTGTGTTTAGCTCTGGAGACCCCATCCTATAGATCAAATGTGATTAACCACTTCTTTTGCGATCTGCCTCCTCTCTTATCACTTGCTTGTTCTGATGTCTCTATTAACGAACTCACGGTGTTCATTGTGGCCACTGTCAATGAGATCATCACATTCATGATCATTTTCACCTCCTACTTGCTGATTCTTATCACCATCCTGAGGATGCACTCTGCAGAGGGAAGGTGCAAAGCCTTTtccacctgtgcctcccacctCACAGCCATCCTTGTCTTCCAAGGAacaattcttttcatttattgccAGCCCAGTTCTGGCTACAGTGTAGAGACTGACAAAGTGGCCACAGTATTCTACACCATAGTGATTCCCATGCTGAACCCTTTTATCTATAGTCTGAGGAACAAGGATGTGAAAGCAGCTCTCAGAAAAGTAGTGAGCtccaaaatattttcctag